The Synechococcus sp. RS9909 genomic interval CCCAGCGACGCACCTGCTCGGCACTCACCCGCGGCGCAGGGCTGGCGGAAGGTTCCTCCTGCCATTGCGGCGGCTGCACCCATTGCTGATGCCGCTGGTGGTACAGCTGCCGCTCGAGCTCCCGCTGCAAGCGCCGCACCTCCCGACGCAGGGCCTCATTCTCGGCCAGCAGCGCGTCCATATTGATGGTGACCCGCTGGGCCGCACGGGCGCCAGAAGAGGGTCCCCACTGGCGTGGATCAAAGCCCATGGCCTGTGCTCATCATCACCAAGGCAGCAACTCGCCGTTGGCATGCCAGAAGCTGCCGCTGGTCTCAAGAGTGAGGGCATCGATGCGAGCCAGCAGGCCACCCACCGCCTGCTCCGGAGCAATGCCATTGGGGTTGAAGTTGATCATGCGGGTGCGCACGAGCCCCGGATGCAGAAGCGCGACCGCGATCCCCCGGGGTTGAAGGTCGATCGCCAGCGACTTGCCGGCCATGTTCAAGGCCACCTTCGACATCCGATAGCCATAGGAGCCCCCGGAGCTGTTGTCGGCGATCGACCCCATGCGGCTGGTCATCAAGGCCAGCTTGGCCCCTCGCGGCATCTGATCCAGCAACGCCCGCGCCAGCAGCAGCGGCGCCAAGGCATTCAGCTCGAACTGACGGCGGATGCCCTCGGCATCGAGATCCGCCAACCCCATCGACTGCAAGATGCCGGCGTTGAGGATCACCACATCGAGCGGCTGCCCCTGCAGGCGAGCCACCAACTCGGCGGGCGCCGACGCAGCAGCAAGATCCAGCCCCGCTTCAATCCGCACCCCCAGGGCCTCTAGCTCCGCCGATGCCTCGCGGCAGATCGCGATCACCTGGTCGCCCCGCGCCTGCAACTGCCGGCAATACTCCAGGCCAATGCCCCGATTGGCGCCGGTGACCAGAACTGTTGCCATGACGCTCCCCAGCCGTTCCGTTCCATCCTGACGGCAGCGCAGCCCGTCAGCGCATCAAGGGCGTGCCCCAGCGGAGGCGAGTGGGCTCGACTGTCAGAACGTTCACCACAGCACGACCGGCCGTGCTGTTGGCCTTCCAACGGCCCGGATCCATGTTGTCACCAGCCCATTCGTCGGGCGCAACGCGCGGCAGCGTCACCACGACGTCAGCGTTCCAGCGACTGCAGCAGCTTCTTCAGCTTGCCTGCATTGCGCTTCGAGAGACAGGAGATCGTGGCGGCCGTCTGCCCGCGGGTTTCGATCGCGATCGCATCCCAGAACAGGCCGGATCGATGCGAAAACCCGGCCACCTTCTCCCAGGGCAACTCCTCATGCCGGGCCGTGAGGCCAAACAGGCTGTACGAAGAGATGGTGAGTTTCTCCGGTTGCACCACCACCCGCTGCGGATTGAGGCTCAGCTCCAGCAGCAGCGTGGGCAGCAGCTCGGCTTCGATCACCATCGTGCGCAAACCGGCCAGAACATCGCTGCGATCGCCAGGCCTGCTGGAGCGCCCAAGGCTGTTGAAACGTTCAAGGCTGCTGCCGCAATACCGGCAGAGCGTGGCTCCATGGGGACAGAACGATCGACAGGCCTCGCACTGAATCCCTTCCAGTCGGGTGCCACAGGCTCGGCAGACCTCAGCCTCCGAAGGAATCTCCGAGAGGCAGGAGCTGCAACGCTTGAACTCCGGCGCATCGCCTGGAGGGAAAGGCGGCTGCATCGGGGGCATCACCATCGGCGATCAGCGATCGTGTGGGTCGATCCTCCCATTTTCATTTCTTCGGGATGATGTCGAAATGAAATTGCTCTGAAAAAAGGGTCACGGGCGGCCATAGGACAACAGCAGCACTGCGTTCCATCCCATGGCTTTCGTCAGTCGCATCTGCGCGACCTCCCGTGGCTCCACGATTGATGCGGTCGGCGAAGGCCGCTACCGCGTCTGCGATCGGCAGGCGCACTGCGCCGAGGTGCAGGGTCTCTGGCAGGCCTACGAAACCCTGAGGCTTCAGGAGCAGCGCCCCACGGCCTGAACCCACCTCCGTCAGAAACTGCTCTGGGTCTGACCGGCGAATCGGCCGGCGTAATGCTCATCGCCGTCCATCCGCTGGAAGATGAACTGGCAGATCGGTGTCTCGGGATACACCGCCAGCGGCGCCGGGCCGAAATTGCTCATCTCCAGCACCTGCTGGCTGTCGATCCCAGGCCCCATGAACGGTGCACTGATATGCACCATCAATCCCAGTCGGGCGAAGCGGCTGCGTCCCTCCAGCCAGCCGCAGAGTCCGGGGCCGAGCCGCAGACGTTCGCGTGTGATCCCGAGCACGGTCTCGCCGGGCATGATCAGGATGTGTTGGCCGTCGGCAACCTCAACCCGGTCGGTGAGGGCGCGGTAATCGGTGTGCTCACGCACCTCGATCACTTCATGCACCTTGCGAAACACCCGGAAGGTGTTGGCCAGGGTCAGATCCACCGACGCAGGCCCCACCCGGTCAAGGCAGAAGGGGGTGATCGTGATCACCCCATCCTCGATCGCCTGAAGAATGGCCTGGCGTCCAAGCACCACCATGGCGAGATCCTGTGCGGGGCCATGAGTATGGGTGACAGCATCGGCATCATGACGATGCCGCTTCAAGCACTGACCCCATGCCCGCCTTCACCCTGCCCGGCACCTTGCTGGTTGGCCTGATCAGCCTGTCCGTCGTGCAGGGAGACACGATTCGCTACCGCTGCGGCGGTGGGCAGATCATCGAAGCGCAATACGGCTCCCTCAGCGATCAGTCGTTGTCGTTCGTGCGCCTGCGCCTGCCCGACGGGCGCCGCCTCACCCTGCCCCAGGTGGCCTCCGGCTCCGGTGCCCGCTACAGCGCCGACCGAGACGTCACCTGGTGGAGCAAAGGCAATGGCGGTTTTCTCCAAGAAAGGGGCGATGACGGGGAGTGGCGCATCACCCTGGATGCCTGTGATGCGCAGAACTGACGCCGCCCCCTCGTGATTCCACCCCGGAAGAAGCGGTGTTCCAACGGGCCTTGGCGTAGCCAGGCGACCATTTTGCGGTGACCATGGGACGCCCCCACCGGCCTCCAGCCGCAGGCCCATGGTCTTCCCCGAACACGGCCTCATTGAGGAGATCCTGACGTCCTACGCCCGGCAAACCGGTGTGGAGGAGTCGGATGGGGAACTGCAGCGGCGCATCGAGGCGTTCCATGTTCAACTTCTCACCCTCACCCACCAGCAACTGGCCTGGGTGCATCAGGAATGGTGCGTCTGAGGGCTTGCACGTCCGAAGCGTCGGGCCTCAGAAGCTGAGGCGGCAGCGGGCAGCATGCATCTGCAGCTCCCCCGAATAGGCACCCCCACCGGGCTGGTAGGCATAGGGGGCTCGGTTGCCAGCACCGAGTTCGGCGGCGCCGCAATCGAGCGGACGTCCATCGATCTGCAGGGAAAACTCTTCGACGGTGAGCCCCGGTGCCTGACGACTCTCCTTTCGAATCTCCACCGGTGGCAACGGCGGAATCGGTGGTGGATCCATCGAACAATCAGCAACAAGCCACAAAAGACCGCAAAGCGGCCTAAGAAGCAAGATGCCATTGCTGTGATCTCAATCGGCGAAAGCCAATGCGTCTGCACCAAGCACGCATCTATTGCGACGCTATTTCGGTCAACAGCACCATGCTCGAATCAACGAGGCAGAGCCTCCCATGCATTCGGTTGTCCTACTTGCGGAAGACAGCCGCAACCATGGCGCTTGGAGAGACAGGTCATGGTCGCCGCTATCTTTCCGCTCGTCTCAATCGTAATTGCATCCCAGACCACCCCGGCTCGGTGGGAACAGCCCGCCACCTTCTCCCAAGACAATTCCTCGTGCCGCGTAATCAATCCGAACAGGCTGTAAGTGGAGAGGGTGAGTTTGTCGGGCTCCACCAACGCTCGCTGCGGGTTCAGGCTCAGTTCCAGCAGCAGGGTCGGCAGCCGGTCAGCTTCTATTCCTGCCCGCAACAGCGACTGATCCGCGCTCCCTCGGGGCAGAAACTGAAGCAGGTATCGCATTGAACCCCTTAGATCCGGGTGCCGCAGGCCCGGCACACTTCAGCGGTGAACGGGATCTCACTCAGACAGACGCTGCAGGCCTTGGTCTCTGGCATCTCGCCCGGGGGGTCATCAACATGGCAAGAGGATACTACCAAACTACGATGGCTTTATGTCTAGCGGCGATGATGGCAACGACGGCAAGCGACTCGGTGAATCCGATCAGCAACGCGGTCGACCAACTCGCCGCCAGCGTGTTTCCCCAGGCCTCGCTCTCTCAGCTGCTGCTCACCCTGTTGTTTTTTGGCCTGATCGCCCTGCTGGTCGGCGCGCCCGTCGCCCGGCGACGGCGTCACTTGCAGCAGTTTCAAAATCGGGTCAAAGAGCGGGAGGCTGCGGATCAGAACCCGGATGACCACTGATGATGCGAAGGATCGGTACAGCACCGAGAACCTTGGCAGCACTAAAGCTCGAACATCGTGCCCAGCAGATTGGCAGGGTGTTCGGCACCGTCGGTGCGCAGCAACTCCAGCTGCAACAGCATCAGAACATGGGCTGAGAAACGAACCGCCGAGAGGATCGCCAGGCCAACACAGAGGGGGCAGTGCATCAATCCCATGGATGCCGTTTCGGAGGTGCATGCAGCCTCAAGCCGTTATCCCCCAGTGGGAAGGAAACGTGCGATTTCTTGACCTTGCCGGACAGGGCATGCCATCAGCCGTACTGGCGTACCGCGAAAACGGGTGATGGAGGGCTGGGGTTTCCTCGACGCTGGCGACCAGGCGCCCCAGCCAGCGCGGCTGATCTCGCCATCGGCCTGCACTCTGATGCGGGCACGTCATCTCCAATCTCGATTCGCTGAGCACTTCAGGCAATGGGCCTTTACACCGATTGCGCCTGTGTTCCAGACGACCAAGACTTGAAGCATCGAGATCGGAGGCACCGAATGATGGCCGACACTCCACCCGAGCAACTCAAAGAAGCAACCTGACCTTCTGGCCCCTGCTCCAACAGTTTCCACCCATCTGGGAGGGTCAGCCCTTCGATAGGCACTGATTCGGTTTCGCCACGTCGATCGGCGCTCCATCTGCACCGCAAGGCTGTTCCGCAGTCAGCTGTTCCGCAGTCAGCTGTTCCGCAGTCAGCTGTTCCGCAGCAACAGGTGCCCCAAGGAGTTCAACTTCCCTCCCCCTTTGGACCCCTGGCCCCAGGCGCCACCAGCCAGCTGCTTCGTCTTTCCTTTCGCTTCACTCACTGTCCTTCGCATTGGATTTTCTTTTCTGATTCGCGTTCAGTTGTCGACAGGAAACCGATGAATCAACGAGCGACTTAGGCCGTCTCTTCCATCCGGGAGGGGCGGCCTCCCTCTTGGCAAGGCCCCCTTCTTCGCGATCACTGGAGCATGACGATCACCACCCCGCTTCTGCCGCCGATCTCCGGGCGGGAGATCGGGCTTCAGGCCCTGATGCAACGGCCCCCAGGGCCCCAGCCCTTCGGTGCAGGCCTGCAGCTGAACATGATCCGCTCCGCCTTTGCCTGTGCGCTGCACATGCATCAGCCCACGATCCCCGCCGGACCCGATGGAGCCCTGATCTCCCACCTGCAATACATGCTGGACCACCCCGGCGAGGGGGAGAACCACAACGCCGAGCCATTTGCCCACTGCTACCGGCGGATGGCCGAGCTGATTCCCGAGCTGATCAGTGAGGGCTGCGCACCGCGGATCATGCTCGATTACTCCGGCAACCTGCTCTGGGGTGTGACCCAGATGGGGCGTGACGACATCACCGGCGCACTCCGCTTCCTGGCCTGCGACCCGGAGATGCAGGGCCATGTGGAGTTTCTCGGCAGCTTCTGGAGCCATGCCGTCGCCCCCTCCACACCGATCCCGGATCTGAAGCTGCAGATCAGTGCCTGGCAGCATCAGTTTGCGGCGATGTTCGGTGATGAAGCGCTTCTGAGGGTGCGCGGCTTTTCGCCACCGGAAATGCATCTGCCCAACCATCCCGACACCCTGTTCAGCTTCATCACCGCCCTACGGGAGAGCGGTTATCAGTGGCTGCTGGTGCAGGAGCACAGCGTGGAAAACCTGGACGGTGCGCCGTTGAGCCGGGAGCAGTGCCTGGTGCCGAACCGACTGGTGGTCTGCAGTTCCAGCGGTGAGGAGATTGCGATCACAGCTCTGATCAAGACCCAGGGCTCCGACACCAAGCTCGTGGGGCAGATGCAACCCTGCGACGAAGCGCTCGGGCTGGATCGCCTCCCCCTGGGCACCACAACGATGCCCGCCCTGGTGACCCAGATCGCCGATGGTGAGAACGGGGGCGTGATGATGAACGAGTTTCCTGAAGCCTTCCGGCAGGCGAACCGGCGCATACGGGATAAGGGTGACGGCTGCGTGGCCATCAACGGCACGGAATACCTCGAGCTGCTGGCAGCCGCGGGGATCGATGCCGGTGCATTCCCAATCATTCAGGCCGTAGGCCAGAGCCGGCTCTGGGAGGCGGTGGGATCGACCCCGACGCCGGCAGCTCTGCAGGCTGCGATCGAGCGACTGCAGCAGGCCGATCCCTCCTTTGCCATGGAGGGATCCTCATGGACCAACGATCTCAGCTGGGTGCAGGGATACGACAACGTGCTGGAGCCGATGCAGGAACTCAGCGCCAGATTCCATCACCATTTCGATGCAAGCGTCGCCAGCGACTCGGCGATCACCTCAACAGCCCACTATCAGGAAGCCCTCCTGCATCTGCTGCTGCTGGAGACCAGCTGCTTCCGTTACTGGGGGCAGGGCACCTGGACCGACTACGCCCAAGCCATTCACCGGCGCGGCATGGCGCTGCTGGGCTGATGCCGGCGGTTCCAGCAGATCCAATCAAGATGGACGATGTGTGGGTCAACCCGATGCTTCAGCGCACTTCGCTTGCGGCGGCCGCCCTTGGCCTCAGCCTGATTCCGCTCCAGGCCAGCGCCCAGGCCATCCAACGCAGCGGCCGGTTCCTGGCGGCGGAACACCCTGCCGCTGGGCAGGTGCACCTGGAACGGCGGAACGGCAACGCCACGCTGGTGTTCAGCCAAGACTTCCGAACGAC includes:
- a CDS encoding zinc ribbon domain-containing protein, producing the protein MVMPPMQPPFPPGDAPEFKRCSSCLSEIPSEAEVCRACGTRLEGIQCEACRSFCPHGATLCRYCGSSLERFNSLGRSSRPGDRSDVLAGLRTMVIEAELLPTLLLELSLNPQRVVVQPEKLTISSYSLFGLTARHEELPWEKVAGFSHRSGLFWDAIAIETRGQTAATISCLSKRNAGKLKKLLQSLER
- a CDS encoding MliC family protein codes for the protein MPAFTLPGTLLVGLISLSVVQGDTIRYRCGGGQIIEAQYGSLSDQSLSFVRLRLPDGRRLTLPQVASGSGARYSADRDVTWWSKGNGGFLQERGDDGEWRITLDACDAQN
- the dcd gene encoding dCTP deaminase, which translates into the protein MVVLGRQAILQAIEDGVITITPFCLDRVGPASVDLTLANTFRVFRKVHEVIEVREHTDYRALTDRVEVADGQHILIMPGETVLGITRERLRLGPGLCGWLEGRSRFARLGLMVHISAPFMGPGIDSQQVLEMSNFGPAPLAVYPETPICQFIFQRMDGDEHYAGRFAGQTQSSF
- a CDS encoding SDR family oxidoreductase, translating into MATVLVTGANRGIGLEYCRQLQARGDQVIAICREASAELEALGVRIEAGLDLAAASAPAELVARLQGQPLDVVILNAGILQSMGLADLDAEGIRRQFELNALAPLLLARALLDQMPRGAKLALMTSRMGSIADNSSGGSYGYRMSKVALNMAGKSLAIDLQPRGIAVALLHPGLVRTRMINFNPNGIAPEQAVGGLLARIDALTLETSGSFWHANGELLPW